A genomic region of Aspergillus oryzae RIB40 DNA, chromosome 1 contains the following coding sequences:
- a CDS encoding uncharacterized protein (predicted protein) yields the protein MSSISPASLESGGLGSSKTNEDRHEARSTSVHSREQVFAPEMSISSSLSSLSYRDSSIIGPVVSPSPLLTPEQQVDEESTPSPPNTRLGRQAGLQEEYRVLHYCPPINLLDPMPLLLMNYTHGIPTHDVDDMHALSFHRTIFGPLKSTRTPAQSAQSLFVDYVVDKKMALHFLLAVAHSELSLYYDNGLVLPQKSYLHFDQGTKLLRYASTPRGPTDHVNMMLSFLYMYMFWMRRDQPAPQKLRELSRTVVDYVRTYKVDELCTNDDVNVFSETFAAGLLIPDQVLLARIFTYLYDRDGFCSFFGCGGSFATFVNDDYSKRRKIWRLSRTAFLLFPEENGLTSDSLPEVHEAAILELYFMLITIHHEINIYSQTGNLHRYGDERRLKQHLDELKKVHTVAHTNFVS from the coding sequence ATGTCTAGCATTAGTCCGGCCTCCCTAGAAAGCGGCGGGCTGGGTTCATCGAAGACAAACGAAGACAGACATGAAGCGAGAAGTACTAGTGTACACTCTAGGGAACAGGTATTCGCGCCAGAAATGAGtatttcctcgtctttgtCGTCTCTCAGTTATAGAGACTCTTCCATCATTGGGCCGGTGGTAAGCCCTTCGCCGTTACTCACACCAGAACAACAAGTCGATGAAGAGTCAACACCAAGTCCTCCGAATACTAGATTGGGGCGCCAAGCtggtctccaagaagaataCCGCGTGCTACACTATTGCCCTCCAATCAACCTGTTGGACCCTATGCCTCTGCTATTGATGAACTACACGCATGGCATCCCAACACATGACGTCGATGATATGCATGCATTGTCTTTCCATCGGACTATATTTGGGCCACTGAAGTCAACACGTACCCCTGCCCAATCTGCCCAATCTCTTTTTGTTGACTATGTTGTCGACAAGAAAATGGCgctccacttcctcctcgccgTCGCTCATAGTGAATTATCACTGTACTATGACAATGGGCTCGTTCTACCCCAAAAGTCTTATCTGCACTTCGACCAAGGTACAAAGTTGCTTCGGTATGCTTCAACTCCGCGGGGGCCTACTGACCACGTGAACATGATGCTCTCCTTtttgtatatgtatatgttCTGGATGCGGCGCGACCAACCCGCCCCACAAAAGCTGCGAGAACTAAGTCGAACAGTAGTGGACTATGTGAGGACTTATAAGGTTGATGAGTTGTGTACTAATGATGACGTGAATGTCTTCTCGGAGACTTTCGCTGCTGGATTGTTAATTCCAGATCAAGTCCTTCTCGCGCGCATCTTCACATACCTATACGATCGCGATggcttctgctccttcttcgGATGCGGTGGCTCCTTCGCTACATTTGTTAATGATGACTACTCGAAGAGGCGTAAAATCTGGAGGCTCTCGCGGACcgcatttcttttgtttcccgAAGAGAACGGGCTTACTAGTGACAGCTTGCCAGAGGTCCACGAAGCAGCTATATTGGAGCTTTATTTCATGCTCATTACCATCCACCATGAAATCAATATTTACAGCCAAACCGGGAATCTACACCGGTATGGTGACGAACGAAGGTTAAAGCAACACCTAGATGAGCTGAAAAAGGTACATACGGTCGCGCATACAAATTTTGTGTCGTAG
- a CDS encoding uncharacterized protein (carboxylesterase and related proteins) codes for MGNVLSGYQSAECEVELFNNAGKIRGLQFDSKSRRYADIPYALPPTGDYRWRKPRPLPESFSYSSPDGTPYDATKFGKVCLQSSYSASVKKQLPQHIFGEDCLRLNIWTPVGKPNETNPKWPVMIWFHGGWFQIGDPSQEESMDPTELISTGQLNAVFVAVGYRLNVFGFLAGEVLREESGGQEVGNYGLWDQRLAMEWVYKNISAFGGDPENITLSGRSAGAYAVQAQTLYDFRGSMDESARSHFRRLVMYSNAIPTQPKTPEDCQPQFDELCEHFKISPEIPGPEKLQRLRQIDAEELCDAVMKLKHHTFRPVTDGVFIHPGIFEYYRDGSFANEFKRRHLRLLIGEVLNEETLYAVTNGPQANRESLELQVSNYYSPSTTSRLLQHYPLPDSDRKEDWEGVFGRIISDGQVRAPSRFLVHNLLQHGVDIKDVWRYLIAYRMSFITEKVAPAAFGVSHAMDRPIWNYSVMHGPNPAERQLMDNWIHDLVAFVNGDNDHSYGTKECDEYKVMTPDGNIEIQKDPR; via the exons ATGGGAAATGTACTTTCGGGTTACCAGTCAGCTGAATGCGAAGTCGAATTGTTCAACAATGCCGGAAAAATTCGCGGCCTCCAATTTGACAGCAAATCTCGACGATACGCTGACATTCCTTACGCTTTACCACCGACTGGTGATTATCGTTGGCGAAAACCACGACCATTGCCAGAGTCTTTCTCATACTCGTCTCCGGATGGAACCCCATACGATGCGACAAAGTTCGGAAAGGTCTGCTTACAATCCAGTTACTCCGCCTCTGTGAAGAAACAACTTCCGCAACATATCTTTGGAGAGGACTGCTTGCGCCTGAATATATGGACTCCGGTCGGAAAGCCCAACGAGACGAATCCGAAATGGCCGGTGATGATCTGGTTCCATGGCGGATGGTTCCAGATCGGTGACCCTAGTCAGGAAGAGTCGATGGACCCGACCGAACTTATCTCCACAGGTCAGTTGAATGCTGTCTTTGTCGCGGTGGGTTACCGTCTGAATGTGTTTGGATTCCTGGCGGGTGAAGTATTGAGAGAAGAATCCGGCGGACAAGAAGTGGGCAATTACGGCCTTTGGGATCAGCGACTCGCAATGGAGTGGGTCTATAAAAACATCTCAGCCTTTGGCGGGGACCCAGAAAACATTACTTTGTCGGGACGCAGCGCGGGCGCATACGCCGTTCAGGCACAGACCTTGTATGATTTTCGGGGATCGATGGACGAGTCGGCTCGAAGTCATTTCCGACGGCTTGTGATGTATTCTAACGCGATCCCGACTCAACCCAAAACGCCGGAAGACTGTCAACCCCAGTTTGACGAGTTGTGCGAGCACTTTAAGATATCACCAGAAATACCAGGGCCCGAAAAGCTCCAGAGGCTGCGCCAGATTGATGCCGAGGAGTTGTGCGATGCGGTCATGAAACTGAAGCATCACACGTTCCGACCTGTTACTGATGGTGTTTTCATCCACCCTGGCATCTTTGAATACTATCGGGATGGATCATTCGCAAATGAGTTCAAGAGACGTCACCTGCGTTTATTGATCGGAGAGGTGCTGAACGAGGAAACATTATACGCCGTGACTAATGGCCCACAGGCCAACAGAGAGTCGCTGGAGCTCCAGGTTTCCAATTATTATTCACCATCGACGACATCTCGATTGCTGCAGCATTACCCTCTTCCTGACTCCGACCGAAAGGAAGATTGGGAAGGTGTGTTTGGACGAATCATCTCCGATGGTCAGGTCCGGGCTCCGTCGCGGTTCTTGGTCCATAACTTACTACAACATGGGGTGGATATTAAGGATGTGTGGCGGTATCTTATTGCATACCGCATGTCGTTCATTACCGAAAAGGTAGCCCCTGCTGCGTTTGGAGTGAGCCACGCCATGGATAGACCAATATGGAA TTACTCAGTGATGCATGGCCCGAATCCTGCTGAGCGGCAGCTAATGGACAATTGGATTCACGATTTGGTTGCTTTCGTCAACGGAGACAATGACCACTCCTACGGCACGAAGGAATGTGACGAGTATAAGGTCATGACGCCGGATGGCAACATTGAAATCCAGAAAGATCCACGTTGA